In Hamadaea flava, a genomic segment contains:
- a CDS encoding cytochrome P450, with translation MTTMGDGSPPLDFDDHTFQTEPWPVYDWYRRNSPVHWSPQLSVYFVFGYANVRTVLGSPGFSTYHPFRRSRPTFGVSLLDTEGAEHDRLRSALAGSFRPPAIRAHVEQMVTPIVEQLLDEVFADDPELIPATLARELPMRVICGVLGLPAADTGLLHRLMDPLIDYVDHAPVSLSHVMSHRDELRAYLERRIAAAGAGSGLLALLREETDLGPAEIISNSMLLMAAATKTTGASIVNLLARVGTTPGTLPGPHDTPAQVTATVVETLRHEPPLHVTLRYATDDVTIAGTTIPRGAPVQACIASANRDPDAYADPDRWQPGRAGPLPLTFGYSRHHCLGSGLAQAELETMLTSLGRRLSDLTVTAPDRPVPQGRTFRLVPGLRIAFSTR, from the coding sequence ATGACCACCATGGGGGACGGGTCGCCACCGCTGGACTTCGACGACCACACGTTCCAGACCGAACCGTGGCCGGTGTATGACTGGTACCGCCGTAACTCGCCGGTGCACTGGTCGCCCCAGCTGAGCGTCTACTTCGTGTTCGGCTACGCCAACGTGCGGACCGTGCTGGGGTCGCCCGGGTTCAGCACCTACCACCCGTTCCGGCGCAGCCGGCCGACCTTCGGAGTGTCGCTTCTCGACACTGAGGGCGCCGAGCACGACCGGCTGCGGTCCGCGCTGGCCGGCTCGTTCCGGCCACCGGCGATCCGGGCCCACGTGGAACAGATGGTCACCCCGATCGTGGAGCAGCTGCTCGACGAGGTGTTCGCGGACGACCCCGAGCTGATCCCGGCCACGCTCGCCCGCGAACTGCCGATGCGGGTCATCTGCGGGGTCCTCGGGCTCCCGGCGGCCGACACCGGCTTGCTCCATCGACTCATGGATCCGCTGATCGACTACGTGGACCACGCACCGGTCTCGCTGTCGCACGTCATGTCGCACCGTGACGAGCTGCGGGCGTACCTGGAACGGCGCATCGCGGCGGCTGGTGCCGGGAGCGGCCTGCTCGCCCTGCTGCGCGAGGAGACCGACCTCGGCCCCGCCGAGATCATCAGCAACTCGATGCTGCTGATGGCGGCGGCCACGAAGACCACCGGCGCGTCGATCGTCAACCTCCTGGCCCGGGTCGGCACGACACCCGGCACCCTGCCCGGCCCGCACGACACCCCCGCACAGGTCACCGCCACCGTCGTCGAGACGTTGCGGCACGAGCCACCCCTACATGTGACCCTGCGGTACGCCACCGACGACGTCACCATCGCCGGAACCACGATCCCCCGCGGTGCGCCGGTGCAGGCCTGCATCGCCAGCGCCAACCGGGACCCAGACGCGTACGCCGACCCGGACCGGTGGCAGCCGGGCCGTGCCGGACCGCTGCCGCTCACCTTCGGCTACAGCCGCCATCACTGCCTCGGCAGCGGGCTCGCTCAGGCCGAACTGGAGACCATGCTGACCTCGCTCGGCCGGCGGTTGAGCGACCTCACCGTCACCGCACCCGATCGGCCCGTGCCCCAGGGCCGCACGTTCCGGCTCGTGCCCGGCCTCCGGATCGCCTTCTCGACGCGTTGA